A portion of the Ascaphus truei isolate aAscTru1 unplaced genomic scaffold, aAscTru1.hap1 HAP1_SCAFFOLD_2570, whole genome shotgun sequence genome contains these proteins:
- the LOC142481359 gene encoding GTP-binding protein Di-Ras1 isoform X1, which produces MGIAAPGSLEDRSGTLEAVKMPEQSNDYRVVVFGAGGVGKSSLVLRFVKGTFRDTYIPTIEDTYRQVISCDKSVCTLQITDTTGSHQFPAMQRLSISKGHAFILVFSVTSIQSIEELKPIYQQILQIKGSIESIPVMLVGNKCDETQREVDTKQGEALAKEWKCAFMETSAKMNYNVKELFQELLNLEKRRNMSLNIDGKRSSKQKRADRIKGKCSLM; this is translated from the coding sequence GACTTTAGAAGCCGTTAAAATGCCAGAGCAAAGTAACGACTATCGGGTGGTGGTCTTCGGAGCAGGGGGCGTTGGGAAGAGCTCTCTGGTCCTACGTTTTGTAAAAGGAACATTTCGGGACACTTACATTCCCACCATTGAGGACACATATCGCCAGGTTATTAGCTGTGACAAAAGTGTCTGCACCCTGCAAATCACGGATACCACGGGAAGCCACCAATTCCCCGCAATGCAGCGACTCTCCATTTCCAAGGGTCATGCCTTCATTCTGGTATTCTCAGTCACCAGCATACAATCCATTGAGGAGCTGAAGCCAATCTACCAGCAAATTCTCCAGATCAAGGGAAGCATAGAGAGTATCCCTGTCATGCTGGTGGGCAACAAGTGTGACGAGACACAGCGTGAAGTAGACACAAAACAAGGCGAGGCGCTGGCCAAAGAATGGAAATGTGCCTTCATGGAAACCTCGGCCAAGATGAACTACAACGTGAAGGAACTCTTCCAAGAGCTGCTAAACCTAGAGAAAAGGAGAAACATGAGTCTAAACATTGACGGCAAAAGATCCAGCAAGCAGAAGAGGGCAGACAGAATTAAGGGGAAATGCAGCCTGATGTAG
- the LOC142481359 gene encoding GTP-binding protein Di-Ras1 isoform X2: MPEQSNDYRVVVFGAGGVGKSSLVLRFVKGTFRDTYIPTIEDTYRQVISCDKSVCTLQITDTTGSHQFPAMQRLSISKGHAFILVFSVTSIQSIEELKPIYQQILQIKGSIESIPVMLVGNKCDETQREVDTKQGEALAKEWKCAFMETSAKMNYNVKELFQELLNLEKRRNMSLNIDGKRSSKQKRADRIKGKCSLM, encoded by the coding sequence ATGCCAGAGCAAAGTAACGACTATCGGGTGGTGGTCTTCGGAGCAGGGGGCGTTGGGAAGAGCTCTCTGGTCCTACGTTTTGTAAAAGGAACATTTCGGGACACTTACATTCCCACCATTGAGGACACATATCGCCAGGTTATTAGCTGTGACAAAAGTGTCTGCACCCTGCAAATCACGGATACCACGGGAAGCCACCAATTCCCCGCAATGCAGCGACTCTCCATTTCCAAGGGTCATGCCTTCATTCTGGTATTCTCAGTCACCAGCATACAATCCATTGAGGAGCTGAAGCCAATCTACCAGCAAATTCTCCAGATCAAGGGAAGCATAGAGAGTATCCCTGTCATGCTGGTGGGCAACAAGTGTGACGAGACACAGCGTGAAGTAGACACAAAACAAGGCGAGGCGCTGGCCAAAGAATGGAAATGTGCCTTCATGGAAACCTCGGCCAAGATGAACTACAACGTGAAGGAACTCTTCCAAGAGCTGCTAAACCTAGAGAAAAGGAGAAACATGAGTCTAAACATTGACGGCAAAAGATCCAGCAAGCAGAAGAGGGCAGACAGAATTAAGGGGAAATGCAGCCTGATGTAG